A portion of the Armatimonadota bacterium genome contains these proteins:
- the flgB gene encoding flagellar basal body rod protein FlgB produces the protein MPDNSVRRTFWDTPTLNSVSNGLDRAAARHRALAGNIANVNTPSYKRQDVQFETALNKALLPIKADNPRHIAVLPAHGPSPAQAAMTTMRLDGNTVDPDLEMAMLAENEVRYATLTQVAGRQFRGLASAITGGR, from the coding sequence ATGCCGGACAATTCAGTAAGACGAACATTCTGGGATACGCCCACGCTCAATAGCGTTTCGAACGGACTTGACCGAGCGGCCGCCAGGCATCGAGCCTTGGCAGGCAATATCGCCAACGTCAACACGCCCAGCTACAAGCGTCAGGACGTTCAGTTCGAGACTGCGCTCAACAAAGCCCTTTTACCCATAAAGGCCGACAATCCGCGCCATATCGCCGTCTTGCCCGCGCATGGCCCGTCGCCCGCACAGGCCGCTATGACGACCATGCGCCTGGACGGCAATACCGTCGATCCAGACCTCGAAATGGCCATGCTGGCCGAGAACGAGGTCCGCTACGCCACGTTGACCCAAGTCGCCGGACGGCAGTTCCGAGGGCTTGCGTCGGCTATCACGGGCGGACGATAA
- the flgC gene encoding flagellar basal body rod protein FlgC encodes MSLLGSMKVSSSALTAERMRMDLIADNISNAGTTRTPQGGAYRRKLAVLEAMADGGVRVANVAQDPAPLKEIHDPSHPHADARGMVQMPNVEIVKEMVDLITASRSYEANITAFNAAKGMAMRALDIGRAG; translated from the coding sequence ATGAGCCTACTCGGTTCGATGAAGGTTAGTTCGTCCGCGCTCACCGCCGAGCGAATGAGAATGGACTTGATCGCGGATAACATTTCCAACGCTGGCACAACCCGAACGCCCCAGGGCGGAGCCTATAGGCGGAAACTGGCCGTATTGGAGGCAATGGCGGACGGCGGCGTGCGAGTGGCCAATGTCGCCCAAGACCCTGCGCCGCTCAAAGAAATCCACGACCCCTCTCACCCTCACGCCGACGCCAGAGGCATGGTGCAAATGCCCAACGTCGAGATCGTCAAAGAGATGGTCGATCTGATCACCGCCAGCCGGTCTTACGAAGCGAACATAACAGCGTTCAATGCGGCAAAAGGCATGGCCATGCGAGCTTTAGACATCGGAAGGGCAGGCTAA
- the fliE gene encoding flagellar hook-basal body complex protein FliE, which translates to MRIDPKPVAIPPVQIVETPPKPEQSFGEMFSNYINDVNDLQMAAGEMAQRYAQGEPIDEHALLIAMERAGIAFQLTLHARNKVLEAYQEVMRMQV; encoded by the coding sequence ATGAGAATTGATCCGAAGCCAGTCGCGATACCCCCAGTACAGATTGTCGAGACGCCGCCGAAGCCTGAACAGAGCTTTGGCGAGATGTTTAGCAACTACATCAACGACGTGAACGACTTGCAGATGGCGGCTGGCGAGATGGCGCAAAGATACGCTCAGGGCGAACCGATCGACGAGCACGCGCTACTGATCGCGATGGAGCGCGCGGGGATTGCGTTTCAGCTGACTCTGCACGCTCGCAACAAAGTTCTAGAGGCCTATCAGGAAGTCATGAGGATGCAGGTGTAA
- the fliF gene encoding flagellar M-ring protein FliF → MPIRQHLGRLQAWWSSAESSTKVTAVLATIVLFAVIVGTAFWAATPDFQPVFTGVSESDSAKIATLLKERGIPVQVSSSGSVVSVPSGQVQQARIEMHQKGLPSSGAPGYSRLGQTGIGQTQLQEQTTLRIAMEEEIQNTIERLDPVESARVHISVPKEAVFAADKQEPSAGITLKLSPGARLSSEQVQGIVHLVSYSVDGLKPERVSIVDSEANPIWESGHSTTTGVGTVGARRKAELEYAERMRRTLQQSADEAAGQGKTKVLVHAELNFDSVERKSVEYTPLGERTGAKVSEASSVERYGPPAGGGSAPTYPAGGIDSSGRAYQNENKVANYNINEERRTITEAPGDVERLNVSVLIDKAVPPETVAKIKSAISGLIGADNQVRNVICEQVEFDKSEEKTAEAERAKLATAKRFEAALKYSPLLLLLVVAVVLARILGRNIGQSAALPQPALAAIGSGYSGSESGSGSESGMAVTIGEDGIQRYAPSPKAPDPVLSLLPALGDHEPEPELINIIQFTIDKPDKMAALLKQWLKRE, encoded by the coding sequence ATGCCCATCAGACAGCACTTAGGGAGATTACAAGCGTGGTGGTCGAGCGCGGAAAGCTCGACGAAAGTAACCGCCGTCCTCGCGACCATCGTCCTGTTCGCAGTCATTGTCGGCACGGCATTCTGGGCGGCAACGCCGGACTTCCAGCCCGTTTTTACCGGCGTGAGCGAGAGCGATTCGGCCAAGATCGCAACTCTGCTCAAAGAGCGCGGCATCCCAGTGCAAGTTTCGTCCAGCGGCTCGGTCGTCTCGGTGCCCAGCGGACAGGTTCAACAGGCCCGAATTGAAATGCATCAAAAGGGCCTGCCTTCATCGGGCGCCCCCGGATATTCGAGGCTGGGACAGACGGGCATCGGCCAGACGCAGCTCCAAGAACAGACCACGTTGCGCATTGCGATGGAAGAGGAAATCCAGAACACGATCGAACGGCTGGATCCGGTCGAAAGCGCGCGAGTGCACATCAGCGTACCCAAGGAGGCCGTCTTCGCCGCCGACAAGCAAGAGCCGTCGGCGGGCATTACCTTGAAGCTTTCTCCCGGCGCAAGGCTCTCTTCCGAACAGGTGCAGGGCATCGTTCATTTGGTCAGTTATAGCGTCGATGGCCTGAAGCCCGAACGAGTTTCGATAGTCGATTCCGAAGCCAACCCTATTTGGGAGAGCGGACATTCGACGACGACCGGAGTGGGCACGGTCGGCGCTCGCAGAAAGGCCGAACTGGAATACGCCGAACGAATGCGCCGGACGCTCCAACAGAGCGCGGACGAGGCTGCAGGGCAAGGCAAGACAAAAGTTTTGGTGCACGCCGAACTGAACTTCGATTCGGTCGAGCGCAAGTCGGTCGAGTACACGCCGCTAGGAGAACGGACGGGCGCAAAGGTCAGCGAAGCGTCGAGCGTTGAACGATACGGACCTCCGGCGGGCGGCGGCTCGGCGCCTACCTATCCGGCGGGCGGTATCGATTCCAGCGGCCGCGCCTACCAAAACGAAAACAAAGTCGCAAACTACAACATCAACGAAGAGAGGAGGACGATAACGGAAGCGCCCGGGGATGTCGAGCGCCTAAACGTCAGCGTGCTGATCGATAAAGCCGTTCCGCCAGAGACCGTCGCTAAGATCAAATCGGCCATATCCGGGCTGATCGGCGCGGACAATCAGGTGCGCAACGTCATCTGCGAGCAGGTCGAGTTCGACAAAAGCGAGGAGAAAACCGCCGAGGCCGAACGTGCAAAGCTGGCGACCGCCAAAAGGTTCGAAGCCGCCCTAAAGTATTCGCCGTTGCTGCTATTGCTGGTAGTGGCGGTCGTTCTCGCTCGAATCTTGGGTCGAAACATCGGACAGTCCGCAGCGCTGCCTCAGCCGGCTCTGGCGGCAATTGGATCTGGCTACAGCGGTAGCGAAAGCGGAAGCGGAAGCGAAAGCGGAATGGCCGTAACCATAGGCGAAGACGGCATCCAGCGCTACGCGCCCTCGCCTAAGGCGCCCGATCCCGTACTGTCCCTGCTCCCAGCGCTAGGCGATCACGAGCCCGAGCCGGAACTGATCAACATCATCCAATTCACCATCGACAAGCCAGACAAAATGGCCGCGCTTCTGAAACAGTGGTTGAAGCGCGAATGA